Proteins co-encoded in one Phycodurus eques isolate BA_2022a chromosome 14, UOR_Pequ_1.1, whole genome shotgun sequence genomic window:
- the srp14 gene encoding signal recognition particle 14 kDa protein, producing MVLLENDSFLTELTRLFQKCRSSGSVVITLKKYDGRTKPVPRKGHLVSFEPSDNKCLLRASDGKKKISTVVSTKEVIKFQMAYSNLLRAHIDGLKKKDKKSKSKKTKATQ from the exons ATGGTGCTGCTCGAAAACGACTCG TTCCTCACAGAGCTCACACGTTTGTTCCAGAAGTGCAGATCCTCTGGTAGTGTTGTCATCACTTTGAAAAAGT ATGATGGGAGGACCAAGCCAGTGCCCAGAAAAGGCCACTTGGTGTCCTTTGAGCCTTCAGACAATAAATGTCTTCTCAGAGCTTCTGATGGCAAGAAGAAAATTAGCACAGTG GTCAGCACCAAAGAAGTGATCAAGTTTCAGATG GCATACTCAAACCTCCTGCGAGCGCACATTGATGGtctgaaaaagaaagacaagaagAGCAAAAGCAAGAAGACCAAAGCCACCCAGTGA
- the LOC133412560 gene encoding 5'-3' exonuclease PLD4 yields the protein MRISMCYKLHDSCVPSKKESTRCMTLILVLACMTILGTLLAIAVLERPQAPPRSQDIDDRKASIDQCSMAVVESIPQHVQYKANATFGIPLEKAWKELLSIATEKVEVVSFYWTLTGEDVNINSSSDRPGREILEQLQSLPSRNVSVRVVTSLPSLITNSTDLKILEQKGVHVRKVNFGRLTNGVLHSKFWIVDGQHVFIGSANMDWRALTQVKELGMVIYNCSSLARDLHKIFLSYWVMGESNSSLPQHWPPTFDTDINKEHPLLVKEDNITSRLYIASSPPSFCPQSRTQDLDAIVSIISGAQHFIDVAVMDYSPSIHFQHPKRYWPIIDNAIRAAAFERRVKIRMLISCWTNSFPGMLPFLQSLASLDNFKAHISIQIKFYVLPVGNQTNIPFSRVNHNKYMVTDKVAYIGTSNWDGDYFLTTAGVGLVISQHAPHPIWKSKAVQGQLQAVFNRDWYSKFAVHLTDLGHHPDCALSP from the exons ATGAGAATCTCCATGTGCTACAAACTTCACGACAGTTGCGTTCCAAGCAAAAAG GAATCAACCCGTTGCATGACTTTAATTCTGGTTTTGGCCTGTATGACCATCCTGGGGACCCTGCTTGCCATTGCTGTGCTGGAAAGACCCCAGGCCCCCCCACGTTCTCAAGACATTGATGACCGTAAGGCCTCTATTGACCAGTGCAG TATGGCCGTTGTGGAGAGTATTCCTCAACATGTGCAATACAAAGCCAACGCAACATTTGGGATCCCTTTGGAGAAAGCTTGGAAGGAGCTTCTCTCCATAGCAACAGAAAAGGTGGAAGTGGTCTCTTTTTACTGGACATTGACTGGGGAGGACGTCAATATCAACTCTTCCTCTGATAGACCT GGACGGGAAATCCTCGAGCAACTTCAATCGCTTCCCTCCAGGAACGTCTCAGTCCGAGTGGTGACCAGCCTTCCGTCCCTCATCACCAATTCCACTGATTTAAAGATCCTAGAACAAAAAG GAGTTCACGTACGCAAGGTGAATTTTGGACGCCTGACAAATGGTGTGCTGCACAGCAAGTTCTGGATAGTGGATGGGCAGCATGTGTTTATAGGTAGCGCTAACATGGACTGGAGGGCTCTGACGCAG GTGAAGGAACTGGGTATGGTCATCTACAACTGCTCCAGTCTAGCAAGGGACCTCCATAAGATCTTCCTGTCTTACTGGGTGATGGGAGAGTCCAACAGCTCTCTGCCGCAGCACTGGCCCCCCACCTTTGACACTGACATCAATAAGGAGCACCCCCTGTTGGTGAAAGAGGATAACATCACCAGTCGACTCTACATTGCA AGCTCCCCGCCATCATTCTGCCCTCAATCAAGGACTCAGGACCTGGATGCCATCGTCTCCATCATCTCAGGAGCTCAACACTTTATCGATGTAGCTGTTATGGACTATTCCCCCAGCATACACTTTCAACACCCAAAGAG ATACTGGCCCATTATCGACAACGCCATCAGGGCAGCGGCATTCGAGAGGAGGGTTAAGATTCGAATGCTTATCAGCTGCTGGACCAACTCCTTTCCAGGAATGCTACCATTCCTTCAGTCACTCGCCTCCTTGGACAACTTCAAGGCTCACATCAGCATTCAAATT AAGTTCTACGTCCTGCCTGTTGGAAACCAGACTAACATTCCCTTTAGTCGAGTCAACCACAACAAATACATGGTGACTGACAAAGTGGCCTACATCG GCACGTCCAACTGGGACGGGGACTACTTCCTGACCACAGCTGGAGTGGGTCTGGTGATTTCCCAGCATGCCCCCCACCCTATATGGAAGAGCAAGGCCGTGCAGGGCCAGCTCCAGGCCGTGTTCAACAGGGACTGGTACTCTAAGTTTGCAGTGCACCTCACTGACCTGGGCCACCACCCAGACTGTGCGCTGTCACCATGA